From one Humulus lupulus chromosome 8, drHumLupu1.1, whole genome shotgun sequence genomic stretch:
- the LOC133795459 gene encoding uncharacterized protein LOC133795459, which yields MDHEHGMGATEGSCSNKYEQEMAQLRAVVNRQAEQIEKLLAEQRQRQAPTPPTETPTPPQAPPPQAPPAVHPMEPLYERFRKQRPPVFEGSTDPLDAQDWKSSLEDIFEFMQLSDREKVSCAAHTLKKDAKIWWEVVKQTREVNQMTWAEFELVFNEKFYNEAVLTAKVSEFTRLQQGNLSVAEYARTFDRLAKFAPDLVNTETSRVNRFLEGLQPELARDVDMGRTGPLSYAQAVEKALRAEHREEKITKAKAATSMPRRDTPFNKEQSRFHNDNKRGAQNFQFRQGQNKKFKGGQQNRQPGFQQMPRCQTCGKNHFGECMLLTKSCFKCGKGDHFIKDCPLMKNQQMKDEPQRTNARVFTITQADADTNNSVVSGDIFASGILTHALIDSGATHSFASLTYVKRLGRSCEKLSEVFSTMLPSGEILYSTHWLRGVPICIDGRELYADLIMLEMADYEKENSDI from the exons ATGGATCATGAACATGGAATGGGGGCTACTGAAGGCTCTTGCAGCAATAAATATGAACAAGAAATGGCTCAACTTCGAGCGGTGGTGAATAGACAGGCTGAACAAATTGAGAAGTTGTTAGCAGAACAACGACAAAGGCAAGCACCAACACCACCTACTGAAACTCCAACACCTCCACAAGCTCCACCTCCACAAGCTCCACCTGCAGTGCACCCCATGGAACCATTATATGAACGGTTCCGAAAACAACGCCCACCAGTATTTGAAGGTAGCACTGACCCACTTGACGCACAAGACTGGAAGAGTTCTTTAGAAGACATCTTTGAGTTCATGCAACTAAGTGACAGGGAAAAAGTTTCTTGTGCTGCACATACACTTAAAAAGGATGCTaagatctggtgggaagtggttaaGCAGACTAGAGAAGTGAATCAGATGACTTGGGCAGAATTTGAACTGGTCTTCAACGAAAAGTTTTATAATGAAGCTGTGTTGACTGCTAAAGTAAGTGAGTTCACTAGATTGCAACAGGGGAATCTTTCAGTGGCTGAGTACGCCAGGACATTTGAccggttagccaagtttgcaccagacttgGTTAACACTGAAACCAGTAGAGTGAATCGCTTCCTGGAGGGTCTGCAACCAGAATTGGCTAGAGATGTGGATATGGGACGTACAGGGCCTCTTTCTTATGCTCAGGCTgtggagaaagctttgagagctgagCACAGAGAAGAAAAGATAACCAAAGCTAAAGCTGCTACTAGCATGCCTCGTAGAGACACTCCATTCAACAAAGAACAAAGCCGCTTTCACAATGACAACAAAAGAGGGGCCCAAAATTTCCAATTTAGACAAGGACAGAATAAGAAATTTAAAGGAGGTCAGCAAAACAGGCAACCTGGATTCCAACAAATGCCACGATGTCAAACTTGTGGAAAGAATCATTTCGGGGAGTGCATGCTTCTAACTAAGAGCTGCTTCAAATGTGGCAAGGGGGATCATTTTATCAAAGATTGTCCATTGATGAAGAACCAACAAATGAAGGATGAACCTCAGAGGACAAATGCTAGGGTGTTCACGATTACTCAGGCTGATGCTGATACCAACAACTCTGTTGTGTCAGGTGATATTTTTGCATCTGGTATTCTCACTCATGCATTAATAGATTCAGGTGCCACGCATTCATTTGCATCATTGACATATGTAAAAAGGTTGGGTAGATCGTGTGAAAAATTGTCAGAagtttttagtacaatgttaccatcTGGAGAGATTCTGTATTCTACTCATTGGTTGAGGGGGGTTCCTATTTgcattgatggtagggaattatatgCTGATCTAATAATGTTAGAGATGGCCGATTATGag aaggaaaacAGTGATATTTAA